From Daucus carota subsp. sativus chromosome 6, DH1 v3.0, whole genome shotgun sequence, the proteins below share one genomic window:
- the LOC108227831 gene encoding uncharacterized protein LOC108227831 encodes MDHFSHEHPLILNEDYIARGPAEMCNACNEEIVSCKSFVFSCSRSSITGFPRSETRDVDEKCLRFFLHKTCAELPRRIESPRNREEFLDLHIIPRNKHKLNHRILGGQEDIRHCDMCEQKMSWNYCTSELQFCVCLQCAMSQVDSLRSHKFKHQSHSQHPLALIQRPSSFKCDACDVEDDTKDMSYKCVDCPFWMHKSCADAPTSFLFSFHDKHPLILSFSLPQAYQKFKQYCRICDWKLNRSNWLYYCSKCRFFAHFQCARARQHFEDIFGPSEDKEYPDLVHLPAATESSVNLLFEQFIKDMSRAKNEEGCSTRRRLKDWAHGEHQLHLVTVDELNHEKAGDDVLFICDACVKPIRNDGDLFYACVPCKYFLHKSCGELFLPTTNYQKSSDTMLYYKYSQPHKLFLCYGCTNYGNGLSFRRIHPRQRNCLNHHIRCSALPERIKHESHHHVLDFQSSDRFHTCKACGESAYTFRSCEDCDFRICLGCVMKASRVKHRWDPHPLRLIYDPGMVEDHEHEYECEFCSEELDTNFWFYHCNRCDLSFHLRCYEKSCFLDYSTIKFGATDIVEDQLHHHGLTFVFNKKVRRCGICKDRCVGQPVLECAPCRIIFCQSCS; translated from the exons ATGGATCATTTCAGCCACGAGCATCCACTGATCCTGAATGAAGATTACATTGCTAGAGGCCCGGCTGAGATGTGTAATGCCTGCAACGAAGAGATCGTCTCATGTAAGTCATTTGTTTTCAGTTGCAGCCGCAGCAGCATCACGGGCTTCCCAAGAAGTGAGACCAGGGATGTTGATGAAAAATGTCTTAGATTCTTCCTCCACAAAACCTGTGCAGAATTACCCCGTAGGATTGAAAGTCCAAGAAACCGAGAAGAGTTCCTTGACCTCCATATCATTCCCCGTAACAAACATAAACTAAATCACAGAATTTTGGGCGGTCAAGAAGACATTCGTCACTGTGATATGTGTGAGCAAAAAATGTCATGGAATTATTGTACTTCCGAACTCCAATTCTGTGTTTGCCTTCAATGTGCCATGTCCCAAGTTGATTCTTTAAGAAGCCATAAATTTAAGCATCAATCTCACAGTCAACACCCATTGGCCTTAATCCAACGTCCGTCTTCATTCAAATGTGATGCTTGCGATGTCGAGGATGATACCAAAGATATGTCATATAAATGTGTGGATTGCCCGTTCTGGATGCACAAGAGTTGCGCTGATGCCCCTACCTCTTTCCTATTTTCTTTCCACGATAAACACCCTCTTATCCTCTCATTTTCTCTGCCACAAgcttatcaaaaatttaaacaatattGCAGAATCTGTGATTGGAAGCTGAACCGATCAAATTGGCTTTACTATTGTTCCAAATGCAGGTTTTTTGCCCATTTTCAATGTGCTAGAGCAAGGCAGCATTTTGAGGA TATTTTCGGCCCTTCTGAAGATAAAGAATATCCCGATCTTGTGCACCTCCCAGCAGCTACTGAATCATCTGTAAATTTATTGTTTGAGCAATTTATCAAGGACATGAGTCGTGCAAAGAACGAGGAAGGATGTAGCACAAGACGTCGTCTTAAAGATTGGGCTCACGGTGAACATCAGCTGCATCTTGTTACAGTTGATGAGTTGAATCATGAGAAAGCTGGTGATGATGTATTATTTATCTGCGATGCCTGTGTCAAACCCATCCGAAATGATGGCGATCTTTTCTACGCTTGTGTTCCTTGTAAATATTTTCTGCACAAATCTTGTGGTGAACTTTTTTTACCCACCACGAACTACCAAAAATCATCAGATACGATGCTATATTACAAGTACAGTCAACCACACAAGCTTTTCCTCTGTTATGGTTGTACAAATTACGGTAATGGTTTATCTTTCCGTCGAATTCATCCAAGACAGAGGAACTGTTTAAATCATCATATCCGATGCTCAGCACTACCCGAAAGGATCAAACATGAGTCCCACCATCACGTACTTGACTTCCAAAGTTCTGATAGATTTCATACTTGCAAAGCATGTGGAGAGAGTGCTTATACATTCCGCAGTTGTGAAGATTGTGATTTCCGTATATGTCTAGGATGTGTTATGAAGGCGAGTCGAGTTAAACATCGGTGGGATCCTCACCCCCTTCGCTTGATTTATGATCCTGGAATGGTCGAGGATCACGAACATGAGTATGAATGTGAGTTCTGTTCTGAGGAGTTGGACACAAACTTTTGGTTCTACCATTGCAATCGTTGTGATCTTTCGTTTCATCTTCGATGTTATGAGAAATCATGTTTTCTGGATTACTCAACTATCAAGTTTGGTGCTACTGATATTGTTGAAGACCAACTTCATCATCACGGCCTTACATTTGTATTCAACAAGAAGGTTCGTCGTTGCGGAATATGTAAGGACAGATGTGTTGGTCAGCCTGTTCTTGAATGTGCACCGTGCAGAATCATATTCTGTCAGTCCTGCTCGTGA
- the LOC108227832 gene encoding phosphatidylinositol/phosphatidylcholine transfer protein SFH8, which translates to MSGTLDRSPRTFIDGASSWDDKKEGRLDYEGPTDERRRKSGSFKKRAANASSKIKNSFKRKGSRRSNSQLSFPIEDLRSAEELKAVDSFRQALAKANLLPSRFDDYHTMLRFLKARKFDIEQTKSMWANMLQWRKDFGADTILEDFKFSELDEVLQHYPQGYHGVDKGGRPVYIERLGKANLSKLMQVTTLERYVKYHVQEFEKTLCIKFPACSIAAKKHINSSLTIIDVQGLGFKNFNSTAREVMENLKKIDSNYYPETLHRMFVVNAGPSFRSLWNIVKKILDPKTASKIQVLGNKYQNKLLEVIDASELPEFLGGSCTCADRGGCLRSDKGPWKDPNILKSIAQSSILISNISSDEIKSVKGIETPSVVSGYKADEISSPITNGYSELSLSPASKEVVADRQFLCDDDVPVIDKAVDAEWKKQETLQVNTSRGGMVIGPLIAQFWANFVAFFMVLFSFMCSVRCLVAKGTSTSLSGASLNPLISESRHRSTEELSSLSIGSMREGDGLTTLVQKFCELEGKVNMLLTKSCVMPNEKEELLNAAVCRVDALEAELISTKKALHEALIRQEELLAYVDSQEVARSKAKNSCW; encoded by the exons ATGTCGGGAACACTTGACCGTTCCCCCCGGACTT tcATTGATGGGGCCTCTAGTTGGGATGACAAAAAAGAGGGCCGGTTAGACTATGAGGGTCCTACAGATGAAAGAAGGAGAAAGAGTGGAAGTTTTAAGAAGAGAGCAGCAAATGCATCTAGCAAAATCAAGAATTCCTTCAAGAGGAAAGGGAGCAGGAGAAGCAATAGCCAACTTTCATTTCCCATAGAGGATCTTCGGAGTGCTGAAGAGCTAAAGGCGGTAGATTCTTTTAGGCAAGCACTAGCAAAGGCTAATCTGCTACCCTCAAGATTTGACGATTATCATACGATGTTAAG GTTTTTGAAAGCTCGGAAGTTTGATATTGAGCAAACAAAATCCATGTGGGCTAACATGCTTCAATGGAGGAAGGACTTTGGTGCCGACACTATTTTGGAG GATTTTAAGTTCTCCGAGTTGGATGAAGTTCTACAACATTATCCTCAGGGTTATCATGGTGTTGATAAGGGGGGAAGGCCTGTTTATATTGAGAGATTAGGGAAGGCTAATCTAAGTAAGCTTATGCAAGTGACGACTTTGGAGCGTTATGTCAAGTACCATGTCCAGGAGTTTGAGAAGACTCTATGCATTAAGTTCCCAGCCTGCTCCATTGCTGcaaaaaaacacataaattcaAGTTTGACAATTATTGATGTTCAAGGCCTG ggttttaaaaattttaacagtACCGCTCGAGAAGTTATGGAGAACCTGAAGAAGATTGATAGCAACTACTATCCTGAG ACTCTCCACCGAATGTTTGTGGTAAATGCTGGCCCTAGCTTTAGGAGTCTGTGGAACATAGTTAAGAAGATTCTTGATCCCAAAACGGCTTCTAAGATTCAG GTTCTTGGCAACAAGTACCAGAACAAATTGCTTGAAGTAATTGATGCAAG tgagttACCAGAGTTCTTAGGTGGTAGCTGCACATGTGCTGATCGAGGAGGTTGTTTAAGATCTGATAAAGGACCATGGAAAGACCCCAATATATTAAAA AGCATTGCACAGAGTTCTATACTAATCAGCAACATATCAAGTGATGAGATCAAATCG GTAAAAGGTATAGAGACACCCAGTGTTGTGTCTGGATATAAGGCTGACGAGATCTCTTCACCCATAACAAATGGATATTCGGAACTTAGTCTCTCTCCTGCTAGTAAAGAA GTGGTTGCCGACAGACAATTTTTGTGTGATGATGATGTCCCTGTGATAGATAAGGCTGTTGATGCAGAATGGAAGAAACAAGAGACCCTTCAGGTCAATACCTCAAGAG GAGGGATGGTGATTGGACCACTTATTGCTCAGTTTTGGGCCAATTTTGTAGCCTTCTTTATGGTACTTTTTAGTTTCATGTGTTCTGTAAGATGCCTGGTGGCAAAAGGAACTTCCACTTCACTATCTGGTGCTTCCCTAAATCCTTTAATATCGGAAAGTAGACACAGGTCAACCGAGGAACTCTCTTCTCTTTCAATTGGTAGCATGCGTGAGGGAGATGGGCTCACAACTCTTGTGCAAAAGTTTTGCGAGCTTGAAGGAAAGGTGAACATGTTACTGACAAAGTCCTGTGTCATGCCTAATGAGAAAGAGGAATTGCTAAATGCCGCTGTTTGTCGTGTGGATGCACTAGAGGCTGAATTAATCTCCACTAAAAAG GCTTTGCATGAAGCACTGATACGGCAAGAAGAACTACTTGCATATGTAGATAGTCAAGAAGTAGCTCGGTCCAAG GCTAAGAACTCTTGCTGGTGA